One segment of Humidesulfovibrio mexicanus DNA contains the following:
- a CDS encoding efflux transporter outer membrane subunit — translation MRPNQKTVAAVCLAALLPIFAGGCTLAPKYVQPKPPLPSDWTSGTGAKAEAGTTMRDWRNVIADEPTKRLVELALANNRDLRVAALNIVAAQAQYQIQRADLLPKIDATAGANMNRTPAKLSSSGKAVTSRTYSVGLGFSSFELDLFGRIQSLKDEALETFLATEASRRSVELSLVAEVATAYMTLAADREQLALAQEILETEQASYEIVRQRHEFGVANDLELAQAQTTVDTARVQRAKYEAQVTQDENALAVLVGMPLGPELLPAKSLAEITPPTPVPAGLPSEVLTRRPDVLAAEHQLKAANADIGAARARYFPSIGITSSVGFASSQVNDLFNSPAGAWSFVPQLTLPIFHTGAIRAGVKYSEAQRDIMVAQYEMTVQTAFKEVSDALALTASLEEQVKAQGSLVAASGKSYELSTLRYENGVDSYLTKLDSQRSYADSRQALIAARLSRLANTLTLYKALGGGWDSPEALAAEKAAEEKRTADQ, via the coding sequence ATGCGCCCAAACCAAAAGACTGTAGCGGCCGTGTGCCTGGCCGCCCTGCTCCCGATCTTCGCCGGGGGATGCACCCTGGCGCCCAAATACGTCCAGCCCAAGCCCCCGCTCCCGTCAGACTGGACAAGCGGCACTGGAGCCAAGGCCGAGGCTGGAACCACGATGCGCGACTGGCGGAACGTCATCGCCGACGAGCCCACCAAACGGCTTGTCGAGCTTGCCCTGGCGAACAACCGCGACCTGCGCGTGGCCGCGCTGAACATCGTGGCCGCACAGGCGCAGTATCAGATCCAGCGCGCGGACCTGCTGCCCAAGATCGATGCAACCGCCGGGGCCAACATGAACCGCACCCCGGCCAAGCTCTCAAGCTCGGGCAAAGCCGTCACCAGCCGCACCTACAGCGTCGGCCTCGGCTTCAGCTCATTCGAGCTTGATCTCTTCGGCCGCATCCAGAGCCTGAAGGACGAAGCGCTTGAAACATTCCTCGCCACAGAGGCCTCCCGCCGCAGTGTGGAGCTTTCCCTCGTGGCTGAGGTGGCCACGGCCTACATGACCCTTGCGGCGGACCGCGAACAGCTGGCCCTGGCCCAGGAGATTCTGGAAACGGAACAGGCATCTTACGAGATCGTCCGGCAGCGTCATGAATTCGGCGTGGCCAACGATCTGGAGCTGGCCCAAGCCCAGACCACAGTGGACACGGCTCGGGTGCAGCGCGCCAAGTACGAGGCCCAGGTGACCCAGGACGAAAACGCCCTGGCCGTGCTGGTTGGAATGCCCCTTGGGCCGGAGCTGCTGCCCGCCAAGTCGCTGGCGGAAATCACGCCGCCCACCCCAGTGCCCGCCGGGTTGCCCTCCGAGGTGCTGACCCGCAGGCCGGATGTTCTCGCCGCCGAACACCAGCTCAAAGCCGCCAACGCCGACATTGGCGCAGCAAGGGCGCGCTACTTCCCGTCCATCGGCATCACCTCAAGCGTAGGCTTCGCCAGCTCACAGGTAAACGACCTCTTCAATTCCCCGGCGGGCGCGTGGTCCTTCGTGCCCCAGCTCACGCTGCCCATCTTCCATACCGGGGCCATACGCGCCGGGGTCAAGTATTCCGAGGCCCAGCGCGACATCATGGTGGCGCAATATGAAATGACCGTGCAGACGGCCTTTAAGGAAGTGTCCGACGCACTGGCGCTGACCGCTTCCCTGGAGGAACAGGTCAAGGCCCAGGGCTCCCTGGTGGCGGCCTCGGGCAAAAGCTACGAATTGTCCACCCTGCGCTACGAAAACGGTGTGGACTCCTATCTCACCAAACTTGATTCGCAACGCAGCTACGCAGATTCGCGCCAGGCGCTCATCGCGGCGCGCCTCTCTCGTCTGGCCAACACCCTTACCTTGTACAAGGCACTGGGAGGTGGTTGGGACAGCCCGGAGGCCCTGGCGGCGGAAAAGGCGGCGGAAGAAAAACGTACGGCGGACCAGTAG